The sequence CTCGACCTGAGCCGTCCGGTCGCGATGACGATGGTCGCGCTGCTGCACTTCATCTCCGACGAGTTCGACCCGCACGGCATCGTGAAGACGCTCACCGACCAGCTGGTGCCCGGCAGTTACCTCGCCATCAGCCAGGTCACCGGCGACTTCGACGCGGAGGCCGGCGAAGGGGTGGCGAAGGTCTACCGGGCCGGCGGCACCCCGGCGCAGGTCCGCTCGCACGCGGAGGTGGCGCGGTTCTTCGACGGCTTCGAACTCGTCGAGCCCGGGCTGGTCGTCGCGCCCCGGTGGCATCCGGAGCTCGCGGTGCCGATGCCCTGGCCCGAACCCGAGGGCGGCGACCGCACCCCGGTCTACGCGGCCATCGGCCGTAAGCCGTAAGGCGGGCAAACCGCAAATCGCAAACCGCAAACCGCAAACCGCAAACCGCAAGGCGGCAAGTCGGCAGCGCTGAACCGTCAGTGGTGAGCCGTACGTCCGAACAGCCCGCGGCCCGGACGGGGACACCCCGTCCGGGCCGGGTCGTGCTCACGGCCCGAAGGCCGTCACCTCACTGGCCGAGCAGCGTGGACGAGAGGGTGGCGGCGTTGTACGAGCCCCAACCCGTCACGAAGTCCCAGCCCTTGGCGGCCGAGTAGGCGCCGTTGTTGCCACTGGTGATGTCGTGGAAGCCGGTGCCGGCCGCCGTGTACAGCGCCGGGTTGGCGAAGCCGAGCTTGGCCTTGCCGGCCGCGGTGGCCTGCTGGTTGTAGAGGGCGGCGAAGGCGGCCCACTCGGGCGCCGCGGCGCTGGTGCCGCCGACCTGGCCCCAACTGCCCTGCGAGTAGATGGACACACCCGGGCTCGGGTTGGCCAGCGCCGAGACGTCCGGCACCTGGCGCTTGCCGCCGCCCGCGCTCTTCTGGACCGAGGTCTGCCAGCTCGGGATGGCGAACTGGGTGGACACGCCACCGCCGCCGCCGGACCAGGCGGTCTCCTTGCTCCAGGCGTTCCCCGAGGTGACCGTCAGCGTGGTGCCGCCGACGCCCGTGACGTACGGGTCGCTCGCCGGGTAGTCGACCGACTTGCCGCCGTTGCCGGCGTCGTCGGAGCCGTCGTCACCGGAGGCCGCGAAGAAGCCCAGGCCCTCGGCCGCGCCCTGCTTGAAGACGGCGTCCACGGCGGTGATGTTGGCGCTGGTGCGCTCCGACTCGGCGGCGCCCCAGCTGATCGAGGTGACGGGGATGCCGCTGTCCACGATCGCCTGGTAGGTGTCGACCTCGCCGGCGTCGGAGTTGGGGCCCTCGAAGACCGTGATCTGCGCGGCCGGCGCGACCGCGTTCAGCACCTCGATGTCCAGCTCGACCTCGACCTGCCCGTCGCCGAGCGAGCCGGAGCCGCCGTCCACCTTGCTGACGGTGGGCGCGGTGGAGCTGAGGCCGTAGTTGCTGTCGTACTTGGTGATGTTGGACTGCTGGAAGCCGTCGAACTCCAGCAGCGCGACCTTCTGGCCGCTGCCGGTGGCGCCGGAGACGTTGTAGCCGCCCTTGATCTGCGCCGGGGTGTAGCCGCCGCCCGGGCCGTTGTGCGGGGTGACCTTCGCGTCCGTGTGGTGCAGCAGCGAGCGGTTGTTGAGGCCGGAGACGCTGCCGACGATCGAGGCGATCGAGGAGGGCACCGACGGCGCGGCGGTGTTGGCGTAGAAGGTGCGGCCGGTGGCGCCGTCCTTGTAGTTCGCCAGCGTGGTGCCGAACGCCTTCTTCAGCTGCGTGGCGGTGCCGGTGGCGTCGATCAGCTGGTTGCCGGAGTGCACCTTGCCGACCTTGAGCCCCTGGGAGCGCAGGTAGTCGGTGACCTTCTTGACGTCGGCGTCGCTGCGGCCGAACTTGGCGGCGTACTGCGCCTTCGTCAGGTAGTGGCCGTAGGAGGAGGAGTGGGGGTCGCTGACGTTGGCGATGAAGGTGTCCAGCGCGCCCTCGTTCCGGGCCGTGAGGCTCACCGCGACGGATATCTGCTTTCCGGCCGCGACGTCACCGGTGCGGACGGCGTGCGAGGTGAGGCCCGGCACGACGTCGCCGGACAGGGAGGTACGGGCCGAGTCCGCGTGGGGGGCGGCGGCGTACGCGGCGGGGATGGCCGCGGCCAGCAACGCTGGAGTCGCGGCGGCGACCAGCAGTTTCAGACGGAGCGTCACGAAGGTCCTCCATGAGGGGATGGTGCCCGGATCGGGACGACCACCACGCTAGGGACGGTTGGGGCCGGACATAAGCG comes from Streptomyces sp. NBC_00448 and encodes:
- a CDS encoding S53 family peptidase, yielding MTLRLKLLVAAATPALLAAAIPAAYAAAPHADSARTSLSGDVVPGLTSHAVRTGDVAAGKQISVAVSLTARNEGALDTFIANVSDPHSSSYGHYLTKAQYAAKFGRSDADVKKVTDYLRSQGLKVGKVHSGNQLIDATGTATQLKKAFGTTLANYKDGATGRTFYANTAAPSVPSSIASIVGSVSGLNNRSLLHHTDAKVTPHNGPGGGYTPAQIKGGYNVSGATGSGQKVALLEFDGFQQSNITKYDSNYGLSSTAPTVSKVDGGSGSLGDGQVEVELDIEVLNAVAPAAQITVFEGPNSDAGEVDTYQAIVDSGIPVTSISWGAAESERTSANITAVDAVFKQGAAEGLGFFAASGDDGSDDAGNGGKSVDYPASDPYVTGVGGTTLTVTSGNAWSKETAWSGGGGGVSTQFAIPSWQTSVQKSAGGGKRQVPDVSALANPSPGVSIYSQGSWGQVGGTSAAAPEWAAFAALYNQQATAAGKAKLGFANPALYTAAGTGFHDITSGNNGAYSAAKGWDFVTGWGSYNAATLSSTLLGQ